One Oncorhynchus keta strain PuntledgeMale-10-30-2019 chromosome 22, Oket_V2, whole genome shotgun sequence DNA window includes the following coding sequences:
- the LOC118400791 gene encoding GTP-binding protein Di-Ras1 isoform X1 gives MPEQSNDYRVVVFGAGGVGKSSLVLRFVKGTFRDTYIPTVEDTYRQVISCDKSVCTLQITDTTGSHQFPAMQRLSISKGHAFILVYSVTSRQSLEELKPIYQQVLAIKGSVDAIPVMLVGNKSDETQREVETTEGEAQAAAWKCAFMETSAKMNYNVKELFQELLTLEKKRNMSLSIDGKRSGKQKRADKLKGKCSIM, from the coding sequence ATGCCGGAGCAGAGCAACGACTACCGTGTGGTGGTGTTTGGGGCCGGCGGCGTGGGCAAGAGCTCCCTGGTCCTCCGCTTCGTCAAGGGCACCTTCCGGGACACCTACATCCCCACTGTGGAGGACACCTATCGTCAGGTGATCAGCTGTGACAAGAGCGTGTGCACCCTCCAGATCACCGACACCACGGGCAGCCACCAGTTTCCCGCCATGCAGCGCTTGTCCATATCCAAGGGCCACGCCTTCATCCTGGTCTACTCTGTCACCAGCCGCCAGTCCCTGGAGGAGCTCAAGCCCATCTACCAGCAGGTGCTTGCCATCAAGGGCAGCGTGGACGCCATCCCTGTCATGCTGGTAGGCAACAAGAGTGACGAAACCCAGCGTGAGGTGGAGACCACGGAGGGTGAGGCGCAGGCTGCAGCATGGAAGTGTGCCTTCATGGAAACCTCTGCAAAGATGAACTACAACGTCAAAGAGCTCTTCCAGGAGCTGCTCACCCTGGAGAAGAAGAGGAACATGAGTCTGAGCATCGATGGCAAGCGCTCCGGCAAGCAGAAGCGTGCCGACAAGCTCAAGGGCAAGTGCAGCATCATGTAG
- the LOC118400791 gene encoding homeobox protein ESX1 isoform X2 produces MPQLARQAPMPQLARQAPVPQLASEAHMPQLAPEAHKPRLARQAPMPQLAPEAHMPQLDPEAHMLQLAPEAHKPRLARQAPTPCLSRLHGLPCLGPARRAPTPRPARRAPMPHRPVGLPQVGRQVTPLEGGVLSRLLPLPLPLANAHGHQAAYHYAHLSPSLRASVLHRTHLDSSRY; encoded by the coding sequence atgcctcagctggctcgtcaggcacccatgcctcagctggctcgtcaggctcccgtgCCTCAGCTGGCTTCAGAGGCTcacatgcctcagctggctccaGAGGCTCACAAGCCTCGgttggctcgtcaggctcccatgcctcagctggctccaGAGGCTCACATGCCTCAGCTGGATCCAGAGGCTCACATGCTTCAGCTGGCTCCAGAGGCTCACAAGCCTCGgttggctcgtcaggctcccacgccatgcctcagccggctccaCGGGCTCCCATGCCTCGGgccggctcgtcgggctcccACACCTCGgccggctcgtcgggctcccATGCCTCACCGGCCCGTCGGGCTTCCCCAGGTGGGACGCCAGGTGACGCCCCTAGAGGGGGGGGTACTGTCTCGTCTGCTCCCGCTCCCGCTCCCCCTCGCTAACGCTCATGGTCACCAGGCTGCttatcattacgcacacctgtcaccatcgttacgcgcatcaGTGCTTCatcggactcacctggactcatcaCGTTATTAA